The proteins below are encoded in one region of Ferviditalea candida:
- a CDS encoding TIGR02679 domain-containing protein: MTQYAGSDHRAKAKAYFSQPGFQRMLAAVWNRYERLERIGGNAVVRKVTQAESEAINSFFGWNFNEGDDISIPLVLFEQELRESIFSIGIMELYRLIEGKALLTRAEKQLLSNAEWHRLFDEVRQLSGEEILPITNTWLSKLSAGQGVGWRTLRELFRDNHAKAQSSLTIVVRALHLLFAEYSRMEPIRLPVLAARVSGDAHALDISEPAGRMLVAVLQSMIPDEAGQQTAPAGDEDASDQDGSKSLKLRQLYRMNGILDDDLSSIVYWSVPEYGKPLLRNVWTLRQVEAAEHVPRCSRIYIVENPAVFSTLIDSMSEPLFLTGNPPALVCTSGPASAAAIRWLQRCIEVSDGTCSIYYSGDFDVKGISMAQTLQGLFPERFTAWRFDCQTYEDIVGCLPGPSLNGAEISKLQTLSVSWDDQLCKSMSQKARKVHQEAFVDQLVKDWKECFD; encoded by the coding sequence ATGACCCAATATGCAGGCAGCGACCATCGGGCAAAAGCGAAAGCATATTTTAGTCAGCCTGGATTTCAACGAATGTTGGCCGCGGTATGGAACAGGTACGAAAGGCTGGAACGAATCGGCGGAAACGCTGTTGTGCGAAAGGTGACGCAAGCGGAAAGCGAAGCGATAAATTCTTTTTTTGGCTGGAATTTTAACGAGGGCGATGATATCAGCATTCCGCTGGTTTTATTTGAGCAGGAGCTTAGGGAGTCGATCTTTTCAATCGGTATTATGGAACTTTATCGTTTGATCGAGGGTAAAGCCCTTCTGACAAGAGCTGAAAAGCAATTGTTAAGCAATGCGGAGTGGCATCGGCTGTTTGACGAGGTCCGTCAATTGAGCGGAGAAGAAATTCTTCCCATTACCAATACATGGCTATCCAAGCTTTCGGCCGGGCAAGGAGTCGGGTGGCGTACACTCCGCGAGTTATTCCGTGACAATCACGCAAAAGCGCAAAGCTCATTAACTATTGTTGTGCGTGCACTTCATTTGCTGTTCGCCGAGTACAGTCGGATGGAGCCCATTCGCTTACCCGTGCTTGCAGCCCGTGTTTCGGGTGATGCACATGCGCTGGATATAAGCGAGCCTGCCGGGAGAATGCTTGTGGCTGTGTTGCAATCGATGATCCCGGACGAAGCAGGCCAACAAACGGCCCCTGCTGGAGATGAGGATGCTTCCGATCAGGACGGATCCAAATCGCTGAAGCTTCGCCAATTGTATCGGATGAATGGGATTCTCGACGATGATCTTTCGTCCATTGTATATTGGTCTGTGCCGGAGTATGGTAAACCATTGCTGCGGAATGTTTGGACGCTTAGGCAAGTCGAAGCGGCGGAACATGTGCCCCGTTGCTCCCGAATATATATCGTGGAAAATCCGGCAGTTTTCTCCACTTTAATTGATTCCATGAGCGAGCCGTTGTTCTTGACGGGCAATCCGCCGGCTCTTGTTTGTACCAGCGGTCCAGCCAGTGCGGCGGCTATCCGTTGGCTCCAGCGATGCATCGAGGTGTCAGACGGAACCTGTTCCATTTATTACTCGGGCGATTTTGATGTGAAAGGCATATCGATGGCGCAGACACTTCAGGGGCTTTTCCCGGAACGTTTCACAGCTTGGCGGTTCGATTGCCAAACATATGAAGATATCGTTGGCTGCCTGCCAGGCCCTTCATTGAATGGCGCCGAAATCTCAAAGTTACAGACGCTGAGCGTATCGTGGGATGACCAACTATGTAAGTCGATGAGCCAAAAGGCCCGTAAGGTGCATCAGGAAGCATTCGTGGATCAATTGGTGAAGGACTGGAAGGAATGTTTTGATTAA